The DNA segment CTTCGAGCATGCGCGTGGCTTCGCCAGCGCTTCGTGGCCAGTGCCGAAAGCGACCTGTAGAGAGACGCTTCTGGCACAGCCAATACCCCTGGCCGTCGTAGACGATCAGCTTGATGGCCGTTGCGCGACGATTGCGGAACACGAACACCGCACCGCTCATCGGATCCTGCAAGAGCCGCGCCCGACACTCGCGGGCCAGGCCATCTATTCCCCTGCGGAAGTCTGCGGGTTCGACCGCCACGAAGATGCGCATCTGCGCCGTAAGCTGGATCATCCCCACTCACTCCGTAAGGCTGCGAGCTACCGCAGCGAGGGCGGTCGCGGTCAGGCCCTGCAACGTCAGCCGCACCGT comes from the bacterium genome and includes:
- the tnpB gene encoding IS66 family insertion sequence element accessory protein TnpB; this encodes MIQLTAQMRIFVAVEPADFRRGIDGLARECRARLLQDPMSGAVFVFRNRRATAIKLIVYDGQGYWLCQKRLSTGRFRHWPRSAGEATRMLEAHELHVLLRAGDFEATSAAPVWRKVNEVA